The stretch of DNA GCGAGCATGATCCTGTTCATGGTTCTGACCATTCGTGGCGTTGGCCTCGACGGCGCACGTCTCAAGAATTCGGCGGCTGCGGGCGCCGGTTCTGCTACAGACCCTGACACTGCTGCCGACACTGACACTGCTGCCGGCACTGACACTGCTGCCGGCACTGACACTGATCCCCGGAACGAGTCCTGAACACCGCCATGGAATCCCGTTCCCTCTTTCTGCCGGACAGTTTCGAAGGCGTGCGTGTCGACGCCGGGATCGCGAAGCTCCTGGGGTTTTCCCGGAGCTTCGCTGCCGACGTCGCCGAGGCCGACGGGGTTTTTCTTGATGGCATCGTCGTCGGCAAATCCGATCGGCTGAAAGCCGGCGGCTGGTTGGAAGTGAACTGGAAGCCCAAAGAAGAGATCGCAATCGTTCCCATCGCGGTTCCCGATCTCACCATCGTGCACGACGACGACAGCATCGTGGTCGTCAACAAACCCGCCGGTGTGGCAGCCCACCCGAGCGTCGGCTGGACCGGTCCGACGGTCGTTGGCGCGTTGGCCGCAGCCGGCTACCGCATCTCCACCTCCGGTGCAGCCGAACGGGCCGGGGTTGTGCACCGCCTCGACGCGGGGACGAGCGGGCTCATGGTCGTGGCAAAGTCGGAGACCGCCTATACGGCGCTCAAACGTGCGTTTCACGACCGTGAAGTCGACAAGATTTATCACACGGTCGTTCAAGGCCATCCCGACCCGCTCGCGGGAACCATCGACGCGCCCGTCGGTCGCCATCCGAAGTCGGATTGGAAGTTTGCCGTGATTGCCGACGGCAAACATGCGATCACCCACTACGAGACGCTGGAGGCATTCCCCTCTGCCTCGCTGCTCGAAGTTCATCTGGAAACGGGCCGCACCCACCAGATCCGTGTGCACATGGCTGCACAGCGACATCCGTGCGTCGGCGACGCCATGTATGGCGCCGACCCCACGATTTCGGCTCGCCTCGGCCTCACCCGGCAGTGGCTGCACGCAAAGGAGCTGTCGTTCGCACACCCTGAGAGTGGCGATTGGGTGACCTACACCTCGGAGTACGCTCCCGATTTGGCTCACGCGCTGCATATTCTGCGCGACGCCGAATAAGCTAGATATTTACCACCCACAAGCATTTCGGAGCAGTCTTGACCACTCAGAGTGATTCGTTCGTTCACCTCCATGTGCACAGCGAGTACTCGATGCTTGACGGTGCCGCCCGGGTCAAACCCCTGATCGAGGCGGCCATCGAGCAGAAGATGCCCGCTGTCGCGGTGACGGACCACGGCAACGTGTTCGGTGCGTTCGACTTTTGGCGTACCGCCACCGAAGCCGGCATCAAGCCCATCATCGGCACCGAGGCCTACATCACGCCGGGCACGCACCGCAGCGACAAGACCCGCGTGAAATGGGGCACCAACGCGCAGAGCCGTGACGACGTTGGTGGTGCCGGCTCGTACACACACATGACGCTGCTTTCCGAGACCACCGAAGGCATGCACAACCTGTTTCGGCTGTCGTCGCGAGCATCGCTCGAGGGCTACTATTTCAAACCGCGCATGGACCGCGAACTGCTCAGTCAGTACTCGACGGGTCTGATCGGAACGACCGGATGCGCCGGTGGCGAAGTGCAGACGCGTCTGCGTCTCGGCCAGTACGACGAAGCGAAGAAGGCCGCCGGCGAACTGCGCGACATCTTCGGTGCCGAGAACTACTTCTGCGAAGTAATGGACCACGGCATCGACGTGGAACGCCGCACCATGAGCGACCTGCTGCGTTTGGCCGCGGAGCTGAACCTGCCGCTGGTGGCCACCAACGACCTGCACTACACGCACGCCCACGACGCCACCGCTCACGCGGCGCTGCTCTGCGTGCAGTCCGCGTCAACGCTGGATGACCCGAACCGTTTCAAATTCGACTCTGACGAGTTCTACCTGAAGACCGCCGAGCAGATGCGGCACCTCTTCCGTGACAATCCCGAGGCCTGCGACAACACGCTTCTCATCGCCGAGCGCTGCAACGTCGAGTTCAACACCAAGGCCAACTACATGCCGCGATTCCCGACGCCGGACGGCGAGAACGAGGAGAGCTGGTTTATCAAAGAGGTCGAGGTCGGCCTCCTGGACCGCTACCCGAACGGCGTGCCGGACGACGTGCGGAAACAGGCCGACTATGAGGTCGGGGTCATTACCCAGATGGGCTTCCCCGGCTACTTCCTCGTGGTCGCCGACTTCATCGCCTGGTCGAAGCAGCAGGGCATCCGGGTTGGCCCGGGCCGCGGTTCAGGCGCGGGCTCCATGGCGGCCTACGCCATGGGCATCACCGGCCTCGACCCGCTCGTGCACGGACTGATCTTTGAGCGGTTCCTGAACCCGGACCGCGTTTCCATGCCTGACTTCGATATCGACTTCGACGAGCGTCGGCGCGGCGAGGTCATCCGCTACGTCACCGAGAAGTACGGCGACGAGCGGGTCGCCCAGATCGTCACCTACGGCACCATCAAGGCCAAGCAGGCGCTCAAGGACTCCTCGCGCGTGCTCGGCTTCCCCTTCGGCATGGGCGACAAGCTCACCAAGGCGATGCCGCCCGCGATCATGGGCAAGGATGTGCCGTTGACGGGCATGTTCGACAAAGACCACCCGCGCTTCAAGGAGGCGGTCGACTTCCGTGCGGTGATCGACTCTGATCCTGAGGCCCGCACCGTCTTCGACACTGCTCT from Leifsonia psychrotolerans encodes:
- a CDS encoding RluA family pseudouridine synthase; this encodes MESRSLFLPDSFEGVRVDAGIAKLLGFSRSFAADVAEADGVFLDGIVVGKSDRLKAGGWLEVNWKPKEEIAIVPIAVPDLTIVHDDDSIVVVNKPAGVAAHPSVGWTGPTVVGALAAAGYRISTSGAAERAGVVHRLDAGTSGLMVVAKSETAYTALKRAFHDREVDKIYHTVVQGHPDPLAGTIDAPVGRHPKSDWKFAVIADGKHAITHYETLEAFPSASLLEVHLETGRTHQIRVHMAAQRHPCVGDAMYGADPTISARLGLTRQWLHAKELSFAHPESGDWVTYTSEYAPDLAHALHILRDAE